The following is a genomic window from Anopheles aquasalis chromosome 3, idAnoAquaMG_Q_19, whole genome shotgun sequence.
CTCCTTTTAAAGTCTTAACCAACTTTAACCACCTACTAGCAACTCTAATTGAGCTCAAATGGAACGTACTAGAACCGAGTGCGAGTATGACACAAGAGAAATGTCGCGCGAAATTGAGAAATTAGCCCGTACATCGTGTTAGAGCTGCCCCTCGCGTGACAAATTAGTGCCCCTGTAAAGCGATTTATAACAGCATGGCTACCATCCCGGTCacttcatcatcttccaccGGGCAATCAGTCACCTCATTgtcattttctcattttccgcTCCAACGGCACCTGGGTCCTGAGGTCCTCTACGAAAGGGGAGAATGGTTATTTTATAATATCCTCCTCCACGGACCGAAACGGCTGCCGTGCTTGCCAAATGGCGGTGCAATTAAATTGATTTGCGTAATCGATAACCAGACCTCACATAACCtcacattccattccgatgCCCACCCACTGGAGAACGACATAAAGGGGTTTCGGTGGCAAAAAATCCTCTTTCTCGGAATGCGGACGATTCCCGTTGGACCATGTCCTGCAGCCTGGGAGTATGGGTGCGCGAGGACCTggtgaaaaagtgaaaaaaaaatccggaggaataattaatttgattcATTCACTTTCGACGAACGGTCACCATAAATCACCCTCAGGAAGGCTATTAATTAACATCTGTTTCATTGGCCTTGTGCCGGCGATCACCCCCGGGGCACTCGCTCAGCCCCACAGCTTCGAACCAGGTGTCCACCGGCCACGTCTAGTGCGCCACGTGTGCATGTGCTACGATCAAAAGCCGATTCGCTGGCACAAGTACTCGCTGGCGGTGGAGTGAGTGCTCCCGGACCAGGCCGACTGGCCAGTTGCTCCGTTGGTCCAGAGGACCCGGGTTGCGCTGCGCTTACATTCCTGCTGACGGCAAAGTAATATATCATAAAACTTCATCccccaccgacgacgacgaggacgacgaggacgaccggAGACCGGTGTGCACGACATCAGGAGGCGACGCGGTCCTCGATCATTATCTCATCTCGCATGCGTGTGTGAGGGTGAGGAAGGGGGTTGGAGTCCTCGCGACTGGTGCACACACATCCCTGGAAATCGCTTACGATAACAGAAGACTAAAAAGGGGATCCCTCCCGATAGGATGAGTCTCTCTCTATCCGCTTCATCCATCGTACGGGCCGGTGTCACGACATCCGCCATCCGGTTGGTGGCAATTACGGTTAAGTTAGGTTAAGTCAAAGGGCAGCACCATGGGCTgctcgttcggttcgggttCCGTGGCGCTCGTGGCGCCCGTGGTTTGCGAACACAAGTCATGAACGATTCAATTAGACCGTTGATGCGTATCGGTGTTCTGCTTCGCCGGGATTCGCTATAAATCTAATGCCTCTTTTGCCCGGGCCGGGCTGGTATAGGGttctgctgctattgctgctccTCCAGCAACACGACATTAATAAACGTTCGCCGGTTCGGCGTTTCAGGACGTGAGATTTATTTTATCCCGAGAGCTTCTCCAGAGATTCCCCCGCAGAATCAATGATGTCACTCGCGGCACGCATCAATGGAGTAgataattttcaatcaaaatgcgTCTCTATGAACCCCATTACCGGTTTGAAATGTGTTCGGCCGTGCTGGCCGCCACGCTGCTGAGAAAATAAAACGTCGAAACCGTTTACACGATCTTCCGTCCGTCTACCTAACGTCAACTCGCTTACATAACTTCAAACTCACTTTCCGGATCACTTGACGCAGCTGCGCAGCCAGCACAATTAACGCGGTCGCCATTAAGGGCGACCAGCTAATGCTGACACATTATTGCTTAAAAACGCACCTCCGCAGGCATTTGCAACGACCATTCACGGGTCTATTATGCTGGTGATGGACTCAGCAGGTCACCACGACGTGACCAGTGcaccctcgctctctctctttccggtTCTCTCCGTCCGGTCTCTAATGAATATTAGCTTCTTCCGTCACTCGCGACGAACAAGGTGCACCAGAGACGGTCGCTAGACGCCACATCGTGTCTTCATATTCGTTTGGCCAATTACCACAATTAACCCCCACTGTCTGCTCTCCTTTCGGGTCGCGGTACTGGTTGGCAAGTAGTTGGCATTCACACAGTACGCCTATGCTGGCAGATGCATCTTCAGGTGGGAatgttgcaaatgaaaatgaaaattgaccTCCACATTCGCATAGGCATCATTATTAATTACAGACTGCGACGAGGTCGTCACACACGACATCGTACCGCACTGTTGCATATCCAAACAGACAAAAGGCTTATGGTGAAggtggaaaaattgaaaagaaattcTTCGTTATTTTCGCAACAACCCACACACTATCAAAAGCGTCTCAAGTTGCTCTCCAGAGATTGTGCTAGTTGCTACCACTAGCATCATTAGTATGTGCTTTCTTGCAGAAAGCGTTGACGCTACCAACGTTCTAGATGCATCTTCTTCTGCATCAATTTGATTCATCAAAAAGTGGCATTCAGTTGCTCGCGGTGCTCTTAGGACATAGACCAGTGGCACTTGCGGCTCCTCTAATGGTGTACAATGCCTGCCAGTGCCTGTGTAGTCATTTTTCCATGAACGAATGTGACTCACATGATGATGCTACCCAGTGGCGAATCGTCTACACACATCCACTAACCCTGCTCGTATTGCTGATGTGAATGGTTccattaatgttgctcaacTTATTTATGCCCATCATTACCGAGGGCCTTTGCTGGCAAACGTCGGCGGAAATGTTGACTCTTAGCCGGGGCTTAGTGTGCATCTCGAGTGAAAAGTGTCAGTGAGAACGTTGGCCAAAGGCAGAAATGGCACCAGTCAGCAGGTTTCGCACAGCTACATtagtggaaaaacaaattttgtGAAAAGGAATGTTCACTTATGACTCTATCCGGAATCTTTTTAAGCTGCCACTGCGAGCCATTATGCGAGGGACATAAAATGGAgccggaaaaaaaaccttcgaaACGACGAAAATTAAATGTAAATTCACTCAAACTACCTCCCAGAATATTGCTTCCTATTCGGAGACTTTCGGAGGTGTCCGCAATGTGAGTTGAGTTTCCCCGGAGCCTTCAACGTATGGCTCCGCCTTCTCGTAGAAATgtaattattttttctttattttgatACCCCACCGTGACCACCGCCGTGTGGCATACAGATATTGCCAGCCCTGCTGAGTGCAGGTTTTCTTTTATCGCAGTTTAAGCGAGAGAACCCACAGCGGAGAAACTCTTTTatctttccgtttccttttcttttcccacaGAAGATCGTTACCATCGTCGTGCTTCCGGACACATACGGAATCGGGATCGTGCTGACATCGAAAGGGTCTCAACGGGGGAGGACTGCAAGGACACGGAGGCAGTGAATGCATATGGATGAGTACCAATCCAATTAGATTGAATCGGTGCACTCGAGTGATTgtgcaaattgaaaagaagacTGTCGGCGCGGACTGTCTTGGGCTCGTGTTTCTCGCTTtatctttccatttcttacACTCCGCCCGGCGGGGGTTTTTTGCCGCAGCTCCTGTTCCTCGTTCGTGGCCACCCTGGTCGTGTGATTTAGCATCTTAGCGAGCTGCTTCCTTAAGACACAATCCAATGGTCCCACCATCCGACAATGACGCTGAATGTCTTATCTTGCCCAAGCCAGGTACTGCATTGTAATGCTGGGAAATTGGTGAAATGAAGTACCGACGAGAGGAACCATTTTCGACCCTTAAACAAGTCATCATTTCCAGTGTTTTAGATTCGCTTCGATAATATATCAAACTAACTCAAAATGCATTGTGAAGGCAGGCTAGTTTTCAGATAACATAATTTCGATTTTATTGTCCTCGATTCTCTTTTGATATGTGTAATAAATACGTGGAAAAATCCACTAACTAAGAAATACAGGCACTTGTGTGATGGCTCGGGCTTTCCTTAAAAATGATATatcaatcaatatttttaTAATGTAATGAGAAATACATTTTGGGACGAGGTCGTCGATTTAACAGGAACTAGCCTACCACGAGTCCTTTGCTCATCATTCATTAGAAAATATACGCAATTCCATAATTGAAATGTAATTGATACGGGATATAGATGCAATTAAGGATAACGATAAAGAAAGCAAATTCCAGGAAATGTCATGGAATGTCCTACAATCGTCATAAGCAGAATATGCAACATGAATATCGAGGATCAGTCGACTGCATTTGCTCAAACTGGCTCAAACAAAGAGATCTCAGCCAACGGGTACAGGAACAGCAGGACTCTCAATCCGATCATATTGATAACGTCGCCAAGCACATTGAGGTATGGGCTCCAGCTGGCTAGATCCCGGTTCCGTTTCTTTAATATCTTGGTACCGTAGAACGTCACGAATAGCCGACAGATTAGCTGAAAGTGATCAAGAAAAGTGATATAGTTTTCATTTAGGTTGTTTCCTGTTGACGGCACTTACCCCGAGTGTGTTGGTGAAGTAAAACGCGAGCAAAAGCATGATGTTCAAGCGATATGTCTTAAATAGCCATAAGTAGATGAGGTTAATGAGGAGCATGAGAGCATACACCGTCGTGGACTTCCCCGCCATTTTGAGTGCAATCCACCAGCCTGTGTAAAGCAAAGCGAAACCGGAGTTAGGATTGATGTTAAAATTTGTACCACGTCTTTGTTGATCTGTGTAATTTCGCAAATGTTGATGTGcaaaggtgcagcagcatagatttcatttttctcacACTCAACTGGTTACAAACCTTTTTTCTTACAGGATGGTATGATCTGACTACTTGGTGTGTTGTCTCCTTCGAGCTGATTGGTTGTTAGTTCGTTGCTCACGTACGTCATGTGGTAGTCATTTACGGTTGTTGAGATTTGATAGAGTATCTCCACATCTTCAAACTTCAGGCTGGCCTCGTACAGTAACAGTCCGGTGAAACTgtgtggcagagagagagtaaaattGCATTTCAGTATTGAAAATCATGCTGTAGACCGGTGGAAGCTCATTGGAATCTTCTGAAACTACCATTGCGTGAGGAGAGTGGCCATCTCTGATTTCCACTTTGCTTCCTGAAACGATATGCGTGCCGTTTTGCTCTTCAGTATGACGGACAGGCAATATCCAAAAATGCTCAGACAACAGATGATTACAACCCATGCAAAACGGCGTATTCctgtgaagaaaaaaattagAGAAAATTGTTTTACATTGCCATTTACCAGCTATCCAATGTTATCGTTACTTACCATTGTTTTCAATCAGGTTCTCGATGATGAAGGACAGCGGAGATGTCGAGAGTTCAGACCATATCGTAGCCCACCACTGAGATTTTATAATAACCGGTATGAGCCAAACATAGGGCGGCAGCGAACTAATAATCACTTGCG
Proteins encoded in this region:
- the LOC126579079 gene encoding uncharacterized protein LOC126579079; the protein is MATLLTQCFTGLLLYEASLKFEDVEILYQISTTVNDYHMTYVSNELTTNQLEGDNTPSSQIIPSCKKKGWWIALKMAGKSTTVYALMLLINLIYLWLFKTYRLNIMLLLAFYFTNTLGLICRLFVTFYGTKILKKRNRDLASWSPYLNVLGDVINMIGLRVLLFLYPLAEISLFEPV